The following nucleotide sequence is from Zea mays cultivar B73 chromosome 1, Zm-B73-REFERENCE-NAM-5.0, whole genome shotgun sequence.
GGAACTGCTGTTGTGTTAAATTCTCAACGCTCTTGTCTGTAGTTACAATTCAGCCTTGCTTGTTACTGTGAACCTCCTATTTGCTGTCATTGCAATGCACCTCCAGTTCAAAGTGCAGCGCAATCAGAGCATGCTACATCTGTTTGAGGTCTGACCATTCGTCCTCCTAAAATCTCACTATTCCTACTTTCTATTCATATTTTTTATTAAATACATCCCCTCAACTAATCTTCCCCTATTTCTCCTCTCCAATCATTTCTCTATTCAGCTCTCCCTTTACTTTTTAACCGAGCTATTTAATAGGAGTTAAAATACTAAGCAATACATAAATTATACTGAAAAAGAATTAATTTCAGGAGATTAGAACTTTCTCTGTACATGGGGTGGGATAATTCTCTCTGCGTGGAGAGGGTGCTCGAGGGGGCACCCCCTCCTTCCTCATTCGTACATAGAGGTGGGCGTTTGGGTTATCCGAAAATTTCgagtcgggtaattcgggtttttaaaatttcgggttttgagaatcgatacccgaaattacaacgggttttgcaatacccgaaaattcgggtacccgaaatttctGGTTCGGGTTCGCGTATTCCCGAACTATTGTGTCGGCTTCATAAAAACAtatacaccctattaaattagtataaaaatatagtttgaataatgatatacatggacatataaaacacaagcaatctacaatcacaagttatgcacacatacacatatttataaatgtacaaattaataattaagcatgacatgagtacatgacacatgaaagttcgggtaattcgggtatttcgggtacccgattgtgatacccgaattacccgaactaaattcgggttttgcaagttgctacccgaaattcccgaacaaaattcgggtttcgggtatttcgggttcggaTTCGGATATTACGGGTTCGGGTTTCGagttttttgcccagccctatTCGTACACCTTGTAGGCGACAATAGGAGAGAGGGGGCTGGCCGACGTTAGCTATTGAAGCTAGCCTTACATACAGAGGCCAGAACTGTGATTACTTAGACTGACTAAAGGGTGTGTTTGGAAGCAAAGTACAAGATCAGTGTTAGGggacttcatcttccgaaggtcctaaaaaacatggTTAACCATTTATTATCGGCATATTGTCAAGTATTACAGGAGCTTCAGAATCAGAATAGCTTCGACGTGGAACGGTAACGAAGGTACCTTCGTCATAACAACACAGGAAGATGATGCAAAGGAGGTGTTATCCAAGTCGGTGAGGGCAAAAGACAATATTCTCCCTGTGATATTTGTATACTTTGTGTGTAATCTCTGTTACAAAGCTGTACGACTCCCTATAAATAAATGAACTGTGTCCTACATAAAGTACCTTTTGGGTGGATCACATAATCGCTGTGTAATTCTCTCTCTATAACACCTTCACTGTAATTCTTTCTATAGAACCGAAGATACAATTGAAAAGTTAATTAAAAAAAAGGAGGAACACGTTATTGAAATATCTTAATTGAGTTATCATATTCCAACCCTTTTATATTCCTTGTATAATCATCTATTTATTAAACATTTAACCTTCGTCTTTGAAGGAGTTATCCCAGAAGGGGTAACTTTTTTATGACGAAGGTTATATATCTTTTTAATACCATGTTGCATTGTTTTTGATTGTGTATAGCgattgaaaacaagtgaccaacacataATTTTAAAATGTCATGACATAATTATTATATCTTTTATATCACTTCAAACAATACTTGTTTAGAAAAAAATATTTCAAACCATAGTATTTAGGGAatgtttgtttgagattataatctggctagattatataatctaacttattttgAGGTAAcacttaattcaaaataagttagattataATTCTAAACAAACATCCCTTAGTATACATGAGCCATAAGCTAGTTTGGGTTGAAGTGGAGTTTCAAATATTTCAAAAATATCATGGTAACAACTAAACCATTGTATTCAAAATAGAGTTTTTTTACAAGCTAGCCAAACACCTCTTGGTAAAAAATACACTTGTATTCTCTAATACTCTCTTCGTCCACAAATGTTAGTCTTTCTCACTTTTTGAGGAGTCAAGCATTTCTAACTTTAACCGTATTTATACAAGAAAATATTAATATTTATAGTACATAATTAGTATCATTAAATAGATCTTTTAatctatttttatattaaaattaTTCGAAGATACAAATTTTGGTAATGTGGTATATAAATCTAGTCAAACTTGCTACTACTCAAACTCTAAAGTTTGACTGACACGAATACCATAACAACATTTGTGAATACAATGGTTCTGTAAAACATTTCCTAAGATTTCTCTCATGTATATATGCTTTGTTCTTTAAAACTACTGTATCTATATATAAACTTTCTTTTCTTATCTATCTATTTTTTAAACTTTAAACAACGTATTAAACAGAACTAAAATATGTGCAGGACATATAAAAATTTAAATCAAAATACGTCTCATATAAAAGACAGAAAGAATCTTTAGAGGAGGCTGATGATATATAAGAGAGATGACGATATGATTGGAGGTAGTCTTAGCTTCGTCCATTCACAAGAAAACTGGCTCCTCCTACTTTATTTCCCCCCCTTCTATTCAACATCTCAACAGTACATTATGAACCTTACTGCCTGCTAGAATCTAACACTCCATGCAAGTATGAAATCCTAAAAGGAAAATATGAACATCAAGACAAATCATAAACAATGCAATGGGTTCTTCAATGCCTGGTGGCTACACTACACTCTTCCGATGGGAGAAAAAGGCGGGTCAAGCAGAACAGACGGAGGAGGCGCCTTTTCTCTACtccgcttcttcttcttcttctcttcagCTGTGACTGCCTCGATCAGGTGCCTCACGTCCTCCTCGAGGAGCAACTTGAGCGAGCTGGAATACAGCTTCTGCTTCCCCTTCTTGAGGCTGATGGCGATCGAAGCTTCAGAACAGTGCAGCAGAGAGATGCATACTGAAAACGCCTGTAACGCTGATAGTCGCCCATGGAAATCCACCACAAACTGCCCTCTCCCGTTCTCCTTCATAGAAAGGACGGGGAGCTCTTCTTTGCTACCCTGTTTCAGCAAATGATCAGCCAACGAACAAGCCTTAAATTATATAGTTTACAAATAGTTCTATAGCTAGAGAGAACTACTGCAAAAATAAAGTGGATAATTGTTTTCAGCAGCAAGTTACTTCTACAAAGAAAACAATCTGGTCCTTCGCCTTGGGACACCACAGTATCCTCATAGATTACCAAAAGAATAGGTACCTGAACAAAGAGCTCCATGGGATGTTTCACATTGGTAGCTATAGACTCAGCCCAGCTATTATCATATGTGTTGCCAATAACGTCGATGGGGCAAGCCATGTCCCATCCGCCACAGTCGCAACCCCCACCGTACCTCCATCTATCTAGCAAGGGAGATGGGCCGCCGGCTTCATCGTCACTCGGCGAACCATGCAGTCCACTAGGTGCAACAACTTTGACAGTACAAGGAGATGAACCATTCTTCACCTCTTCGGACTTGTATCTGCTAAACGGAACCTCTATCACAGTCGCCGCAATCTCCAAATAAGGATGAAGGTCTTCTTCGGACCACGGGCAAGATGTCGATACATCTGAGTTATTTCTCCCAGTCTTGTTCTCTTCCGTCAGACTAGTCCTCTGTGGCTGTTGAAGTGCCCCTGTCTTCTCCTCAACAATCCGCCTCGCATGACCAATGTCGTACGAAACAAACTCGGTGACGACAGAGTTATTCACCGTACCGTCTTTTCCAACTTCAGAGCATAAGTATGATGAAACCTGCACCTGCCCAACGATTGGGGGTAAATCCCAGCCTCCATCTTTGGAGATCCTTCCAGCAGCACTGGACCGTTTCCCGCCACTATGGAAGGTGTATATAGAGCTCAACTCATCACCGTTTTTCCAATTCCTGGCGGAAATGGATTCTCCTGGGCCGTCAACACAGAATTCAAAAACCTGGACACCGTTCTTGGAATCCAATCTAAGAACCGCTTGGAGATGAGCAGGTGACAAAGCAGATTTGTTTACACGCTTCTGTGTTTGCCCATTGGGCTGGCAATTAGATGCTTGTTCACTTCTTGAAAAATCACCCAGCAGTGATTTTCGAGACACGGAGTTTTTCCTGCTTCCTGGCCCAGTTGCGGAGTTGGAGCCTCCTCTTTCCATGATAGATGGGCTCCTAGGAGATTTGGACTTCATAATAGGGTCCAGCATCTTCTTGAAGGGGCTTGATCGAGCTTTAGTGTTGTTCTCTGTGATATGGTGTTGAGCACCGTCAGATTGGCAGGATCCGTCAAAGGAGCTTACTTTCACAGGCGTTGATTTGGAACTGCTTGCTGAATCTCTCCCCTTGTCACCACAGTTGTTCTCACTGGGGCATCCATTCATCTTTTGCAGGTCAGTGCATTTGCCTGACCCAGTGTTTAGCAGGATAGGAGCTGCATTTCTGCACGGGCCACCCTTTGCTATCTCTTTCTCGAGAGAAATCTCCAAGAAACCATCATCGTTTTTCAACAAGGTACTATCCAAGCGTGGTCGATCTAGCTTAAAATTCTCATCAGGATGTTCACGGAACTGAAGGTCCAGGAAGTCCTTTGACGCTCGCTTAGCGGTGTCCACAGAAGGCTTAGCGCCCGACCTCCGATTCTGATGGGAATGCAGATAAGCTCCACTTGTGCTAGGGCGAGAGGATGCATCGACAATATCAAAGGACAGGAACGCGTCCCCATCGAATGCAGAATCTATTTTCCTCCTGCCCTCCTGGATCTTTCTGATCCTGCTTATTTCGCTGGAGCTCTGGTACATAGAACCACGCTTCCCCACGGTGCTTTGCTCAGCATTCGTCTTGCGGCTTCTCGTTGGCAAGCTCCTGCagtggaaatttgggacgtagtcCAGGTGCAACTGCCTCGAGTTGCTCTCTGAGCATTTCAACTGATGGTATCTTCTGTTTCGACTCTCGTTTTCTTCACTAGTGCAGCAGGAGACCTTCAAAGTTTGAGGACCTGATCCCAATCCAGAATGATCCTCGCGTTTGAAGCCAGCATCTTGCCCCATAGATGAAACCTACAATGTGAGCACATGATGTACAATTGAGTTCCGTGAAATGTGATGCCAGAAGTGGGGATGCACTCAAATATTGTAGTGCGGAAGCGCCATGTACCCTTTCTTTTACTTGCAAGCTAGTATGAGATAGCAATTTAGATTGCGCATTGCTGTGAAAACATACATAATTGTTTGAGAGGAAACATGCACGCTGTTACCCCCAAAAAACTGATACTAGAATTCCTATATAAACCAGAGGTTAAGCATGACGGGATAAGTCCCCACCGACGAACATTTACAAAGGAAGacggaaaagaaaaaggagagaGGAAGAAAAGAGGGGACACTGATAGCGGCAGGCGGCAGTATACATCGAATCTCTTGCTCTGTTTGACCTAACCAAATGGAGTGGAATTAAAGTGCAAAAGGCTGCACTTGAAATTCCAAATGCGCCACCTGAAAAAATTTCAAGTGCGCCCAATGTGCTCGAAAACGGAGCCCATGGAAACTAAGGTTGCTCCCTTTGCAAGGAACACATTAGGCTGTCTACTGGTTTACACGCCAGATCTCATCCAAGAGGCTGATTTTTTTTTATATTGGAAAAAACATGTTCCAGCCTTTTGCATCAAGGATGCATATGGCTTCATAGTACAATCAACATAAACAATCCAACTATAGTAAGAGGCTGAAAATTAGCAAGCAAATGGCTGAAAAAATAAGAGGAACCCGCAGACATTTTCCTGTCGTCCAAGTAAGGAAATCTCAACGCTGTAGAGTGTAGACTGTACCAGCAGTACACATGTTCGTTTAGAAAAACACTAGCAGTGCGTTTGGATGTTGGAATTTAGACTCGGAATTCAGAATTGGAATTGACAAACCCGAATTCTGGTGTTTGGATGGTCACAGTATTTGAAATTGGAAATCCACCAAATTTCAGCCGGTATTCAACTCTACACACGCCTCCACTCTCCAATTCCGACCCTCCACCCTCTGATTTGCTCGGAATTGAACTGGATTTGGTATTGGATCCGATTTCCAAAGCCAGGCTGATTTGGTATTGGATCCAATTCAATTCCACCATCTCAAATTCCAACATCCAAACGGAGCATAGACATTTTCATTTTCAGCAGGCAACTAAAAAACACCCATCTTTTGGCACCCAGATCACACTAGCGCGAATTAAATCTCGCGTCCGTGGACAAGGAAATCTCAGAAACACCACATCCGCGGCGCCTCGCGCACATAAGAGTAGAAAATCCCATCTTTACCGAATAGAGAACAGGCAGCCATGGAACCCCGGATCCTCCAAATCTGACGCTTGAGGCATTGCAAAGCACCAAGAAGAGTCATTACCTGTAGGGTGTTGCCGCCGGGAGCCGACAGATCAAGACGGCAAGGCGAATGAGGGAGAGATTCCCCTTCCTTGTCTTGCTCAGCTGACGCTCATGGAGGTGGAGCGGACGGGCATGGGGCGCGCGTGGAGTGGAGATGCTCGTGCTCGGTGCTACTCCTCCCTCCCTCGATCTGGGCTCTACTAACTCTCTTTCTTACGCTACTGCTTTGGCGGCTGTCTGCCGGCTGAGGTGTTAATCATCACTCGCTCGCTCACGCTGTCACACAAACCTCTCCTCTGCTCCTCTTTTTGGTGGTGGGAGGCGAAAGGAAAGCGAAAGCGCAGACAGGGCGAGCGAAGGGAGAGGCGACAAACAAAAGGAAAAGAAATGGAGGCAGGGACAGTTTGGGAAGAGTGACGAGCCGCTCTACCCTCTCACCGGGTCTCCAGGGATCTTCTTTCTCCTCGCTCCTGCACCTGCTTCATCATTAGGTTAGATTAGATTAGGGGACCTAATAATGATAAATTAGTGCCTGCCTATAAGTGGGATGAAGGGGGTGGACACCATATGCGCGCCGTTGTTGAGAGCATGAGATAAGAAAAAAAAATTCAACAAAGTAAAGCTTATGCCACGTTCTCGACTAACAGCGTCGTAATTTGTTCGAGACTAGTAGTTCAAATTGAAGCTAAAAATATTAGACGAACTGTGGTAAGTTAGCTAGCGAACCAAACAGACCATGAAACAAGGCTAAGAGCATCTTCACGATCTCCTAGTAGATCCATCTCTCCAATGGCAAGTTATAGAAATCATCTTAAAAATAACTTTATAAGACAAGAGGCATTTGTTCCAATAGATTACTCAAACCTCATCTTGAATCAGGAGAGGGTGAGAGCCCCCTGCGTCTGGTGTCGGATGATATTCACTTATCTTTCAAACGGTTCGTAGTAGAGGTGTGCAATTTGCACAATGTAATGCCCAAAATTGGTACAAGAGGAAGataataggataaataaataaatatacttATATGCCGGTAAATTAGGTATTTCTTGATCTCCTTTTCTTTGTACATATTCAACTAAAGGAATTAAAGTAGTCAAAtaacaaaaataaataaatacataaatGTGCATTCCATACTGGATTCTTGTATGTTTGCATTTGTATTTAAATTTGTGAGACAAGTTTAAGTTAAAAAAATAAATAGAATTTGAAAATggaaggagaaaaggaaaagaatataCACTATAAAGAAAAATATACATGAATAAATATATTCCTTCATGCGGGCACTTTTATTGGAACACTTAATTTGTGGGTGAAACTCACCAACAAATTGAATTTCAAATAATAGAATTTTGAAATGAAGAAAGGAATGTAAAACATAAAATGATAAAGGAAAATTTTAATAAAATCAATTGTTCCTTCCATAATTGAATGGGAAGAGGGATAAAACTTGTAAAAGTAGAGCTTATATTCCCATTAGGATGGTATTAGACAATTggaaatttaaaatttaaatcaATAGTTTAAAtttaagttttgaatacttgaatTTGGAATgtgaaaaggaaatagaaaataaaacagaaCAAAAAGATAAAAGAATAAGGCTTTTCTTGTGCTGGGCCGACGTCAGCCATCTGGGCCCATCTCAACCTCTCCCACTCTTGCGCGCGCGGCCCACTAACTCTCTTCCGCGCCAACCCAGTCCTCGCTCCCTGGCGCGTTTGCGTCGCTGTGGGGTGGGACCCGCACATCATCCTCTCACCCCATCAGCTCACGCTTCCGTGGGGCTGTCAGTGGGTCCAGGGTGTAAGAAGCTCCTTCTTTCCTGGTGTTGGGTCGATTCGATCCACTGTGCGCGGAAGCTCCCCAACTGTTTCCCAGCGATCTTCCGTGATCTGCTCCAACGAACTCCGGAAGTTGTTGCGGGAGCTAGGGGAATTGGATTCCTCTGTTGGCCTCCCCCGGGTATAAATCTAGGCACCGGTGAATCCCCTCCCCTCCTTCCATGTCTGGCCATGTGCTGAGCACTTCATCACCTGATGCAAAGAACCACGCCACCGATCCGCGCCCAATGTAGCCGagtttgttcaccagggcagaagaAATCGTACTTAGGGTCTCTACAACCGGGGGTCGACTTGCTTGTCGGGGATTCCTCACCTGCAACATGCTGATCTGCCAAATCACGATGTCGTGCGGTCTGCGTACTTCAATGCCCAATCTCAGGTATAAACCCTCCTATTTTGAACGCATTGTCCCCCTCTGCGCGTAGGTTTATCGGGTTCGGTGTGTGGTGCGCCGGCATGACGAGGCGATTGTCGCCGGTGGGGCGTCACGACCGACTAGTGGGCACCGCTGTGGTTTGGGTCGGCTGGTTAGCTAGGGAAAGAAGATGCGCCCGGTGCCGTCAGATCTTGGAGAGATGGCTAGGATTAGAATGTGTGGGCATCGATTTAGTGGTGAATCTGAGCCGTTGATTGAGCAGTGTGTGGTCAGGTTTATAACGGTGACGACGATGTGACCTGGGTGCTCC
It contains:
- the LOC103630546 gene encoding uncharacterized protein, translated to MGQDAGFKREDHSGLGSGPQTLKVSCCTSEENESRNRRYHQLKCSESNSRQLHLDYVPNFHCRSLPTRSRKTNAEQSTVGKRGSMYQSSSEISRIRKIQEGRRKIDSAFDGDAFLSFDIVDASSRPSTSGAYLHSHQNRRSGAKPSVDTAKRASKDFLDLQFREHPDENFKLDRPRLDSTLLKNDDGFLEISLEKEIAKGGPCRNAAPILLNTGSGKCTDLQKMNGCPSENNCGDKGRDSASSSKSTPVKVSSFDGSCQSDGAQHHITENNTKARSSPFKKMLDPIMKSKSPRSPSIMERGGSNSATGPGSRKNSVSRKSLLGDFSRSEQASNCQPNGQTQKRVNKSALSPAHLQAVLRLDSKNGVQVFEFCVDGPGESISARNWKNGDELSSIYTFHSGGKRSSAAGRISKDGGWDLPPIVGQVQVSSYLCSEVGKDGTVNNSVVTEFVSYDIGHARRIVEEKTGALQQPQRTSLTEENKTGRNNSDVSTSCPWSEEDLHPYLEIAATVIEVPFSRYKSEEVKNGSSPCTVKVVAPSGLHGSPSDDEAGGPSPLLDRWRYGGGCDCGGWDMACPIDVIGNTYDNSWAESIATNVKHPMELFVQGSKEELPVLSMKENGRGQFVVDFHGRLSALQAFSVCISLLHCSEASIAISLKKGKQKLYSSSLKLLLEEDVRHLIEAVTAEEKKKKKRSREKAPPPSVLLDPPFSPIGRV